A portion of the bacterium genome contains these proteins:
- a CDS encoding ABC transporter permease: MAVYIARRLLLMIPLLVGITVISFLVVHLAPGEPTDMMTDLNPKASLEAKVRLRELYGLDQPLHVQYWRWVSRLARLDFGTSFSADRRPVLEKTLERMPVTIGLNVLSEIFVFAIAIPVGILAAVRRGSLFDKGSTVAVFFFFSVPTFWLALLAMILFGVKLGWLPISGLRSVNHDLLGPGGRALDLARHLVLPVVVGSIGGLAGISRFMRSGMLEVVRQDYVRTARAKGVPEGSVIWRHALRNAVLPIITILGLSVPGLIAGSVIFETIFAIPGIGQLMWQAVMARDYPMILGNLVISAVLTLVGNLLADVGYVVADPRISFGGRS; the protein is encoded by the coding sequence ATGGCCGTCTACATCGCCCGGCGCCTGCTGCTCATGATCCCGCTGCTCGTCGGGATCACGGTCATCTCGTTCCTCGTCGTGCACCTCGCGCCGGGCGAGCCCACGGACATGATGACCGATCTCAACCCGAAGGCCTCGCTCGAGGCCAAGGTGCGCCTGCGCGAGCTCTACGGCCTCGACCAGCCGCTGCACGTGCAGTACTGGCGCTGGGTCTCGCGCCTCGCGCGCCTGGACTTCGGGACCTCGTTCTCGGCCGACCGCCGCCCGGTGCTGGAGAAGACCCTCGAGCGCATGCCGGTCACGATCGGTCTGAACGTGCTCTCGGAGATCTTCGTCTTCGCCATCGCGATCCCGGTCGGCATCCTCGCCGCGGTGCGGCGCGGCTCGCTCTTCGACAAGGGCTCGACCGTCGCGGTGTTCTTCTTCTTCTCGGTGCCGACGTTCTGGCTGGCCCTGCTGGCGATGATCCTCTTCGGCGTGAAGCTCGGGTGGCTGCCGATCTCGGGACTGCGCTCGGTCAACCACGACCTGCTCGGCCCCGGGGGCCGCGCGCTGGACCTCGCGCGCCACCTCGTGCTGCCGGTGGTCGTGGGCAGCATCGGCGGGCTGGCCGGCATCTCGCGCTTCATGCGCTCGGGGATGCTCGAAGTCGTCCGCCAGGACTACGTGCGAACCGCCCGGGCCAAGGGGGTGCCGGAGGGGAGCGTCATCTGGCGGCACGCGCTGCGCAACGCGGTGCTGCCGATCATCACCATCCTCGGGCTCTCCGTCCCGGGCCTCATCGCCGGCTCGGTGATCTTCGAGACGATCTTCGCGATTCCCGGGATCGGCCAACTCATGTGGCAGGCGGTCATGGCGCGCGACTACCCGATGATCCTCGGGAACCTGGTCATCTCGGCGGTGCTGACGCTGGTGGGCAACCTGCTCGCGGACGTCGGCTACGTCGTCGCCGACCCGCGGATTTCCTTCGGCGGCAGGAGCTGA
- a CDS encoding ABC transporter permease, with product MTRAASHADRRRFVRLLAARLRENRLAMAGLVLVALLAATALVAPWIAPHDPTAIDARTILTGPSAAHLLGTDDLGRDVLSRLIYGARISLAVGFVSVGIAVLIGATLGACAGYFGGLVDAVVMRFVDIMLCFPSTFLILAVIAFIGPSIWNVMFVIGVTGWMGVCRLVRAEFLTLRERDFVVAARALGAGDARLIFRHILPNAMAPVLVAAVLGVAGAILTESGLSFLGLGVQPPTPSWGNILTAGKDNIDVAWWLSFFPGLAITLTMLGYNMLGEGLRDALDPRLSE from the coding sequence ATGACCCGCGCCGCGAGTCACGCGGACCGACGGCGCTTCGTCCGTCTGCTCGCCGCGCGCCTGCGGGAGAACCGCCTGGCGATGGCCGGCCTCGTGCTCGTCGCCCTGCTGGCTGCCACGGCGCTCGTGGCCCCCTGGATCGCGCCGCACGACCCGACGGCGATCGACGCGCGGACCATCCTCACGGGCCCCAGCGCCGCGCACCTGCTGGGGACGGACGACCTGGGGCGGGACGTGCTCTCGCGCCTGATCTACGGCGCGCGCATCTCGCTGGCGGTCGGCTTCGTGTCGGTCGGCATTGCCGTGCTCATCGGCGCGACGCTCGGGGCCTGCGCCGGCTACTTCGGCGGCCTCGTCGATGCGGTGGTGATGCGCTTCGTCGACATCATGCTCTGCTTCCCGAGCACGTTCCTGATCCTGGCGGTCATCGCCTTCATCGGCCCGAGCATCTGGAACGTGATGTTCGTCATCGGCGTCACCGGCTGGATGGGCGTCTGCCGGCTCGTGCGCGCGGAGTTCCTGACCCTGCGCGAGCGGGACTTCGTCGTCGCGGCGCGCGCGCTCGGCGCCGGGGACGCGCGGCTGATCTTCCGGCACATCCTCCCGAACGCGATGGCACCGGTGCTCGTCGCCGCCGTCCTCGGCGTGGCCGGGGCCATCCTCACGGAGAGCGGCCTCTCGTTCCTCGGACTGGGGGTGCAGCCGCCGACGCCGTCGTGGGGGAACATCCTGACCGCGGGCAAGGACAACATCGACGTCGCGTGGTGGCTCTCGTTCTTCCCCGGCCTCGCGATCACGCTGACGATGCTCGGCTACAACATGCTCGGGGAGGGGCTGCGAGACGCGTTGGACCCCCGCCTGTCGGAGTAG